Proteins encoded within one genomic window of uncultured Desulfobacter sp.:
- a CDS encoding IS1634 family transposase has protein sequence MNIPGTEEWNFTDVKFLPIFKEYAKRINLVETINTMTDSKMDLSPGDAVLGMIMDTVSGRTPLYRLEEAFDEMDTELLFGKPISPDKFNDTNLGRVLDKLFETGTQKIFSQISQNAIGCFKLDTRHHHFDTTSVSVFGAYEDHPDTQLNITYGYSKDKRPDLKQFMVSMLCVDRNIPIIGKTQDGNASDKTLNNELLSHISSHMAEHGFKPGASIYVADSAFVTTDNLIAAEGNGIRFLSRLPANFNECKHAIAQAVAADNWVDIGALAESQSEKKPPASYRYYETTATIGDGAYRAIVYHSSAHDKRRQKRIDRILKTSKDQLEKKIKEATLQPFKCRPDAEVAAGTLVKAADKSLYNLRAEIIDVPKYGKGRPKKGEARKPKSIEYELKATVEEDPEKTEKIRLEAGCFVLITNVPAQADEQEWPGVELLRLYKEQDGIEKNFGFLKDPAIVNAIFLKKPKRVEALGLILLLSLLLWRLIERNLKLHVKKTGKRLPGWKKKPTNSPTAFMMTTKFLSILVITVGRQRKLAKPLNDTQVQYLRALDVPPECFFVP, from the coding sequence ATGAACATCCCAGGTACCGAGGAATGGAATTTCACAGATGTAAAATTTCTTCCGATTTTCAAAGAGTACGCCAAACGTATCAATCTGGTTGAAACGATCAATACCATGACAGATAGCAAAATGGATCTATCGCCAGGTGATGCGGTGCTTGGGATGATTATGGATACGGTCTCCGGAAGGACTCCTTTGTACAGACTTGAAGAAGCTTTCGACGAAATGGATACCGAGTTGCTTTTTGGCAAACCCATCAGCCCCGATAAATTTAACGACACAAATCTGGGGCGGGTATTGGACAAACTTTTTGAGACTGGAACTCAAAAGATATTTTCCCAGATTTCCCAAAACGCCATTGGTTGTTTTAAACTGGATACGCGCCACCACCACTTTGATACGACCTCTGTCTCCGTCTTTGGCGCTTACGAAGATCACCCCGATACGCAATTGAATATCACCTACGGTTACAGCAAGGATAAACGTCCGGATTTGAAGCAGTTCATGGTGTCCATGTTGTGTGTAGACCGAAATATTCCGATCATAGGAAAAACCCAGGACGGGAATGCTTCAGACAAGACCCTGAACAATGAGCTTTTATCTCATATCTCATCACACATGGCCGAACATGGGTTCAAGCCCGGTGCCTCCATTTATGTTGCAGATTCAGCCTTTGTGACCACAGATAATCTTATAGCTGCGGAGGGAAACGGCATCCGTTTTTTAAGCCGATTGCCAGCTAATTTCAATGAATGTAAGCATGCCATTGCCCAGGCTGTTGCAGCCGACAACTGGGTTGATATTGGGGCTTTGGCCGAAAGCCAAAGCGAAAAGAAACCGCCCGCATCCTATCGTTATTATGAAACAACCGCTACCATTGGTGATGGGGCCTACCGGGCCATTGTATATCACTCCAGTGCCCATGATAAAAGGCGTCAGAAACGCATCGACCGAATATTAAAAACCAGCAAAGACCAGCTGGAAAAGAAAATCAAAGAGGCGACTCTCCAACCCTTCAAATGTCGCCCGGATGCAGAGGTGGCAGCCGGCACTTTGGTCAAAGCAGCAGACAAAAGCCTTTACAACTTGCGAGCAGAGATCATTGACGTACCCAAATACGGCAAAGGACGTCCCAAAAAAGGGGAAGCCAGGAAGCCGAAATCCATTGAATATGAACTGAAGGCAACTGTCGAAGAAGATCCAGAAAAAACAGAAAAGATCAGACTTGAAGCGGGCTGTTTTGTACTCATAACCAACGTTCCGGCCCAGGCTGACGAACAGGAGTGGCCAGGAGTCGAGCTCCTCAGGCTTTACAAAGAACAGGATGGGATCGAAAAAAATTTCGGGTTCCTGAAAGATCCAGCCATTGTGAATGCCATCTTTCTGAAGAAGCCGAAACGGGTGGAAGCGCTTGGGCTAATTCTCCTGCTTTCTTTGTTGCTCTGGCGGCTAATAGAACGAAACTTGAAGCTGCATGTAAAAAAGACGGGGAAACGGTTGCCTGGCTGGAAAAAAAAGCCCACAAATAGTCCGACGGCCTTTATGATGACTACGAAGTTTCTTAGCATATTAGTTATAACCGTTGGAAGACAACGAAAATTAGCAAAGCCGCTAAATGATACTCAAGTGCAGTACCTTAGAGCCTTGGACGTCCCGCCGGAATGCTTTTTTGTTCCGTAA
- a CDS encoding ATP-binding cassette domain-containing protein, with amino-acid sequence MLILYYLKLYVFCRLKVRKIRGKTTITRLIMRYADPQTGLIMIGGTNIRQISQKELESYFAVVFQDVYLFDDSIMENIRMAKSGATDAQVIQAAKAACCHEFIKRLPDGYYTTVGDIGGSLSGGERQRISIARAILKDAPIVILDEPTAALDTESEVAVQKAIEKLVRNKTVIVVAHRLSTIAGADQILVIDDGMLIESGTYDSLLET; translated from the coding sequence ATGTTGATTTTATATTATTTAAAATTGTATGTGTTTTGTCGATTGAAGGTGCGGAAAATACGAGGTAAGACCACGATTACCAGACTTATAATGCGCTATGCAGACCCCCAGACAGGTTTGATCATGATCGGCGGAACCAATATTCGCCAAATAAGCCAAAAAGAGCTTGAAAGCTATTTCGCAGTCGTTTTTCAGGACGTTTATCTCTTTGATGACAGTATTATGGAAAATATCCGTATGGCAAAATCGGGGGCAACGGATGCGCAGGTTATCCAGGCAGCAAAAGCTGCCTGTTGCCACGAATTCATAAAACGTCTGCCTGATGGATACTATACCACCGTGGGCGATATCGGAGGAAGTCTTTCAGGCGGAGAACGCCAGCGCATAAGCATTGCCCGGGCCATACTTAAAGACGCCCCCATTGTTATTCTGGATGAACCTACGGCCGCCCTTGACACAGAAAGCGAAGTTGCCGTGCAAAAAGCCATTGAGAAACTGGTCAGGAATAAAACGGTTATTGTTGTCGCCCATCGGCTCTCAACAATTGCAGGGGCGGACCAGATCCTTGTGATTGATGACGGAATGCTGATTGAAAGTGGAACATATGACTCTTTGCTGGAAACCTGA
- a CDS encoding helix-turn-helix domain-containing protein, giving the protein MRDSIKKAIGETVQDIMNSGFKTSFTEKELNSLGVTIPEVQLSTHQIKEIRETLNVSQTVFAKLLNVSPSSIRQWEQGKRQPTGSTRVLLDLLKRSPNILDYRLKA; this is encoded by the coding sequence ATGAGGGATTCAATTAAAAAAGCAATCGGTGAAACTGTCCAGGATATAATGAATTCAGGATTTAAAACCTCTTTTACTGAAAAAGAGTTAAACTCACTGGGTGTTACCATTCCTGAAGTACAGCTATCTACGCACCAAATAAAAGAAATCAGGGAAACCTTGAACGTAAGTCAGACGGTTTTTGCCAAATTGTTAAATGTAAGCCCGTCTTCAATACGGCAGTGGGAGCAGGGTAAAAGACAGCCAACTGGTTCCACAAGGGTTCTTCTTGATTTACTTAAAAGATCTCCCAATATCCTTGATTACAGACTTAAAGCATAA
- a CDS encoding type II toxin-antitoxin system RelE/ParE family toxin, translated as MKKLCTKWFKKWAKKMSFENHHLIEAIGNLEKGLSAASLGSNLFKVRVNREGKGKSSGFRTIIAYKKEDKTIFLYGFGKNERANIDKAELHYFKKLSSDLMIMDASQIEKLIAENVLFDLEE; from the coding sequence ATGAAAAAATTATGCACAAAATGGTTTAAGAAATGGGCAAAGAAAATGAGTTTTGAGAATCATCATCTCATTGAAGCCATTGGAAATTTAGAAAAAGGGCTCTCTGCGGCAAGTTTGGGTAGCAACCTGTTTAAAGTGCGTGTAAACCGAGAGGGGAAAGGGAAAAGTTCCGGATTCAGGACAATAATTGCATATAAAAAAGAGGACAAAACTATATTTCTGTATGGATTTGGCAAAAATGAAAGAGCCAATATAGACAAGGCAGAGTTACATTATTTCAAAAAGCTGAGCTCAGATTTAATGATAATGGATGCCAGTCAAATTGAAAAATTAATAGCCGAAAACGTTTTGTTTGACTTGGAGGAATAA